In a genomic window of Thalassotalea piscium:
- a CDS encoding AMP-binding protein: MILKAIFQNDPNSVAIETQSNTVSYEELSKQVESVHNWLVDHNVNVLVLESDNVPEWVYIDLACQKAGVVFIPVPPFFSKSQIDSVIARVEPDVIIQPKDNSTLWETFIFPVYQFSKFKRSNKSNMPKGTSKVTFTSGSTGQPKGVCLSVENQFKVANSLVERIGIKQPKHFCLLSFSTLLENIAGIYAPLMAGGTICIYSDNERGFNGSSVTSPNALLNAISSVKPETIILVPELLQFLLHANSSGWQLPNSFKFMALGGSRVAPSLLAKAAKIGFPVFQGYGLSECASVVALNSSEAINDFSAGEALPHLSVEIIDGELVVEGNVFLGYLGLPETWYQQSVKTGDIASITNGRIEIKGRKSNLLINSFGRNISPEWVESELLATNAFSQVVVFGDAQPSLVTLIYPINRELTSEFLATVIDTVNQSLPDYARIKHFYILEQPLSLENGQLTSNGRPKRNQILNNFSQEIAALYRQSSEKEINHEII, encoded by the coding sequence ATGATATTGAAAGCGATATTTCAAAATGACCCTAATAGTGTTGCTATCGAAACACAAAGCAATACCGTTAGCTATGAAGAATTATCCAAGCAAGTTGAAAGCGTTCATAATTGGTTAGTTGATCATAACGTCAATGTCTTAGTTCTGGAAAGTGACAATGTACCTGAGTGGGTGTATATCGACTTAGCGTGCCAAAAAGCAGGTGTAGTGTTTATTCCTGTCCCGCCATTTTTTTCAAAATCTCAGATTGATAGTGTCATTGCACGTGTTGAACCTGACGTAATTATTCAACCTAAAGACAATTCAACGTTATGGGAAACGTTTATTTTTCCCGTCTACCAGTTCTCAAAATTTAAGCGCTCGAACAAAAGCAATATGCCTAAAGGCACCAGCAAAGTGACCTTTACTTCTGGCTCAACTGGGCAACCTAAGGGAGTATGTTTAAGTGTTGAAAATCAATTTAAAGTTGCGAATTCACTTGTTGAAAGAATAGGTATAAAACAGCCAAAGCACTTTTGTTTACTGTCATTTTCTACATTGCTTGAAAATATTGCGGGTATCTATGCTCCTCTGATGGCTGGAGGCACAATTTGTATTTATTCCGATAACGAAAGAGGCTTTAACGGTTCCTCGGTTACTTCACCTAATGCTTTGTTAAATGCAATTTCAAGTGTTAAACCAGAAACAATTATCTTAGTACCTGAATTACTCCAGTTTCTATTACATGCCAATAGCAGTGGTTGGCAGCTACCCAATTCGTTTAAGTTTATGGCATTAGGCGGTAGCAGAGTTGCTCCTTCGCTTCTAGCTAAAGCCGCTAAAATTGGATTTCCTGTTTTCCAAGGTTACGGCTTATCAGAATGTGCGTCGGTAGTGGCTTTAAATAGCAGTGAAGCAATCAATGACTTTTCAGCAGGTGAAGCGCTACCTCATTTATCAGTAGAGATTATTGACGGCGAATTAGTGGTTGAGGGCAATGTATTTCTAGGATACTTAGGGTTGCCTGAAACTTGGTATCAACAAAGCGTTAAAACTGGTGATATAGCATCAATTACTAACGGACGTATCGAAATTAAAGGACGCAAATCCAATCTGTTGATCAATTCATTTGGCCGAAATATTTCACCAGAGTGGGTGGAATCTGAATTATTGGCGACGAATGCATTTTCTCAAGTCGTGGTATTTGGCGATGCACAACCATCACTCGTCACTCTTATTTATCCAATAAATCGTGAGCTTACAAGTGAATTTCTAGCCACAGTTATTGACACAGTAAACCAATCACTTCCAGATTATGCACGTATTAAGCACTTTTATATTCTGGAACAACCTCTTTCATTAGAAAATGGGCAGCTAACATCGAATGGCCGCCCTAAACGAAATCAAATCTTAAACAACTTTTCCCAAGAAATAGCGGCGTTGTATCGCCAAAGCAGTGAGAAGGAAATTAACCATGAAATTATTTGA
- a CDS encoding thermostable hemolysin has product MQNLAQTSSILAPQKSKDRVPFDMDVCFFSNAKKREEISTFIRDGYKKAFNADISVTMPALLYIEDKNLKAALGMRGGKDTFFAQQYLDKPIIECVKGHLPEVVVEQLVEIGSLYSNSNRFTIPLFMVTAATSYLLGKKALILCGTEHVLDLLTKSGVEFYKLADAKESYLQESTDNWGTYYQTNPQVVSVSLEAVMALIEENKFYKKLFHRLAGKIETTCLKMVGKL; this is encoded by the coding sequence ATGCAAAATTTAGCTCAGACTTCATCAATACTCGCTCCTCAAAAAAGCAAGGATCGTGTTCCCTTCGACATGGATGTCTGTTTTTTTAGCAATGCTAAAAAAAGGGAAGAAATATCAACTTTTATTCGTGATGGTTACAAAAAAGCTTTTAACGCTGATATATCTGTCACCATGCCAGCGTTGCTTTATATTGAGGATAAAAACTTAAAAGCCGCCTTAGGTATGAGAGGGGGTAAAGATACTTTCTTTGCTCAGCAATACCTTGATAAGCCAATCATTGAGTGTGTTAAAGGCCACTTACCTGAAGTTGTTGTTGAGCAGCTTGTTGAAATTGGCAGTTTGTACAGCAATTCTAATCGATTCACTATTCCGTTATTCATGGTGACGGCAGCCACTTCATATTTGTTAGGCAAGAAAGCACTTATTTTGTGTGGTACTGAGCATGTACTTGATTTGCTGACTAAATCAGGCGTTGAGTTTTATAAGTTAGCCGATGCTAAAGAAAGTTATTTACAAGAAAGTACTGATAATTGGGGCACTTACTATCAAACAAATCCGCAAGTAGTGTCGGTATCACTAGAAGCGGTTATGGCCCTAATTGAAGAAAACAAGTTCTACAAAAAGTTGTTTCATCGTCTTGCCGGAAAAATAGAAACTACCTGTTTAAAAATGGTAGGTAAATTATGA
- a CDS encoding PhoH family protein, which produces MNNPSENRNPRVLDTSALVHDPKSLLAYSEDVYICLTVLEELDNLKERTNKSVSADARVCIRMLEDIINGHSAEEMEAGIPLPSTETAKRGKLFIGIDTQLDMAKELKHTIGSDADNRIINYALHLQKELDKDVTIVSRDINMRLKARTVGVMAEDVSVDNQIADIDLLYTGVQAFEGDLFDRIESDKDFKVSGEVYTFPISLFNDEVQPNMYWYDEAGHIGRISEVTDTEVFTKLLPRKQEKVWGILPKNQRQAVALSQLTDPYYDLNIILGPAGSGKTFLAVASALHQVLELKKYKKIVVVRSRDFMDDDPGFLPGDLTEKSMPLLAGITDALISMHSGDNHEGNIHATVEHVIEKANIEFTSMAYFRGRSIDDAVLIIDEAQNMTRAQIKGMLSRGGKNCRTIVLGNLAQIDDKFVTPASSGASAAVNVYRHYEKGSVLIFDEVERSSLAEFTEKNM; this is translated from the coding sequence ATGAATAATCCAAGTGAAAATAGAAATCCAAGAGTATTAGATACATCGGCACTAGTTCATGATCCAAAGTCATTGCTCGCTTACAGTGAAGATGTATACATCTGTCTAACGGTTTTAGAAGAATTAGATAACTTAAAAGAGAGAACTAATAAATCGGTAAGTGCTGATGCTCGTGTATGTATCCGTATGCTTGAAGACATTATAAACGGGCACAGTGCAGAAGAAATGGAAGCAGGTATTCCATTGCCTTCTACTGAAACAGCTAAAAGAGGCAAGTTGTTCATTGGTATTGATACTCAATTGGACATGGCAAAAGAGTTAAAGCACACGATTGGTAGCGATGCTGACAACAGAATAATTAACTATGCACTGCATCTTCAGAAAGAGTTAGATAAAGACGTTACCATCGTTAGCCGCGACATTAATATGCGACTAAAAGCTCGAACTGTTGGTGTTATGGCCGAAGATGTATCCGTTGATAATCAAATCGCAGATATAGATTTGTTATATACAGGAGTACAGGCTTTTGAAGGTGATCTTTTTGATCGAATTGAATCAGATAAAGATTTCAAAGTCTCAGGAGAGGTTTATACATTTCCAATAAGCTTGTTCAATGATGAAGTTCAGCCAAACATGTATTGGTACGATGAAGCCGGACACATTGGCCGGATTTCAGAGGTAACAGACACTGAAGTTTTCACGAAGTTATTGCCGCGTAAGCAAGAAAAAGTATGGGGCATATTGCCTAAAAATCAGCGTCAGGCGGTAGCTTTAAGCCAATTAACAGACCCTTACTATGACTTAAATATCATCCTTGGTCCTGCTGGCTCCGGAAAAACTTTTTTGGCAGTTGCTTCGGCGCTGCATCAAGTATTGGAGTTGAAAAAGTACAAAAAAATCGTTGTGGTGCGCTCCAGAGACTTCATGGACGACGATCCCGGATTCCTTCCGGGGGATTTAACAGAAAAATCAATGCCTCTTCTAGCTGGCATTACAGATGCACTTATCTCGATGCACTCGGGTGATAATCATGAAGGAAATATTCATGCTACTGTTGAACATGTGATCGAAAAAGCCAATATAGAATTTACTAGCATGGCTTACTTTCGAGGCCGTTCAATAGACGATGCTGTTTTAATCATTGATGAAGCTCAAAACATGACACGTGCTCAGATCAAAGGGATGTTGAGTCGAGGAGGAAAGAACTGCCGTACTATAGTACTTGGCAACCTAGCCCAGATTGACGATAAGTTTGTCACACCCGCATCTTCTGGTGCAAGTGCGGCTGTTAATGTATACCGTCATTATGAAAAAGGATCAGTGCTGATTTTTGATGAAGTAGAGCGTAGTAGCTTGGCTGAATTCACTGAAAAGAACATGTAG
- a CDS encoding outer membrane beta-barrel protein, translated as MKQIIILVLLTIFSTNAAANNSQNFFVGASYLSAETDWLNDSEYNSGYDVHLGYNFTSMYKLELSYLDLGSNNINTLDYKFPMDSGALSVSAIVNYPVGDINIIGKLGTSIKVVKFLAN; from the coding sequence ATGAAACAAATAATAATACTTGTACTGTTGACTATATTTTCAACTAATGCAGCAGCAAATAATTCACAAAATTTCTTTGTTGGGGCCTCTTATCTAAGCGCTGAAACAGATTGGCTAAATGACTCAGAATACAATTCAGGATATGATGTACATTTAGGCTATAACTTTACCTCAATGTATAAATTAGAATTAAGTTATTTAGATTTAGGTAGCAACAATATAAATACACTTGATTATAAATTTCCTATGGATTCAGGAGCTCTATCTGTTTCTGCAATTGTGAACTACCCTGTCGGGGATATTAACATAATAGGTAAACTTGGTACTTCTATCAAAGTAGTGAAATTCCTAGCCAATTAG
- a CDS encoding substrate-binding periplasmic protein, with product MSEFSKAFTTFTVRSLSIVLALIVMLLANLSHAKQVQITEKAVLISSVSLATGSRYSPFIDKKLPNGGWSASVIKAVFKQLNIVISIDELPWSRALNSTKANIHYGAFPFVETKDRNNDFYYSEPINYVPIEIIANEKVTATTVEELQKYSFCLPYGYSSASDFFTILSPQNITHAPTTRDCLNKANNGWADIVLVNQYNQVLHENRYTHLKVLPISVQHEPLFFIVAKSHPQGKNLITLFNQGLKTIKENNVLNEINKQYEALLNNLSSG from the coding sequence ATGAGTGAATTTTCGAAGGCTTTTACAACATTTACTGTTCGTAGCTTATCAATAGTTTTAGCATTAATAGTAATGTTACTGGCAAACTTATCACATGCTAAGCAAGTCCAGATAACCGAAAAAGCCGTTTTAATTTCCTCTGTTTCTCTCGCCACAGGGAGCCGCTACTCACCATTTATTGATAAAAAATTACCCAATGGAGGTTGGTCTGCGTCAGTGATTAAAGCCGTTTTTAAGCAATTAAATATTGTTATTAGTATTGACGAGCTTCCTTGGTCTCGCGCTTTAAATAGTACTAAAGCTAACATTCACTATGGTGCTTTTCCCTTTGTGGAGACAAAAGATAGAAATAATGACTTTTATTATTCAGAGCCAATAAACTATGTGCCAATAGAAATTATTGCCAATGAAAAAGTTACTGCAACTACGGTAGAAGAGTTACAAAAGTATAGCTTTTGTTTGCCTTATGGTTACAGCTCTGCAAGCGACTTTTTTACTATACTTTCACCACAAAATATTACCCATGCGCCTACTACTAGAGACTGCTTAAATAAAGCTAATAATGGTTGGGCTGACATAGTGTTAGTCAATCAATATAATCAGGTATTGCATGAAAACCGATACACTCACCTAAAGGTGTTGCCCATCTCTGTTCAACACGAGCCGCTTTTTTTTATCGTTGCTAAAAGTCACCCTCAAGGAAAAAACCTCATTACCTTGTTTAATCAAGGTCTTAAAACGATTAAAGAAAATAATGTGCTCAATGAAATAAATAAACAATATGAAGCTTTGTTAAATAACCTGAGTTCGGGATAA
- the rapA gene encoding RNA polymerase-associated protein RapA produces MSFYPGQRWISDGESDQGLGTVTTVEGRFVTIMFTATGDIRKYAIENAPLTRVIFNEGDKIPSHDGWSLTVEKIEEDALVTYHGIRSDNGEQTSLKEVMIDHFIKFNKPHDRLLNGQVDRLDWYRLRKDSLQHQFNQQQSDLSGLIGGRVSLIPHQLHIAEEVGTRFAPRVLLADEVGLGKTIEAGLIIHQQLVTGRAQRILIIVPESLMHQWLVEMLRRFNLKFSIFDESRCQESDQENPFSSEQLVLVNLAFITDNPQWYEALIAEEWDLTVVDEAHHLNWQVDNVSTEYLCIEQLAQTIPGVLLLTATPDQLGHESHFARLRLLDPDRFFDYQKFLEEEQNYTEVANAANALVSKEALTNIQENTLKTLLSESNISDLLVQLTSAEQQDDARQQLLSQLLDRHGTGRILFRNSRNTIKGFPKRQLNAHPLVLPAEYQEKIEDFLLSGEAIATNNKAKYIYTPEILYALDSHENWYEIDPRVNYLIELLKSLNREKVLVICAHAQTAIDLEAALRTKEGMRAAVFHEGLSIFERDRAAAYFAQDEDSAQVLLCSEIGSEGRNFQFAHHLVLFDLPSNPDLLEQRIGRLDRIGQTDTIKIHVPYFEDSAQQTLFDWYQQSLDAFENTCITGRAVYEAYNEQLFELALAADPQSAEKLQLIDSCKALHLSIKKELESGRDKLLELNSSGQGRATQLVKRINAQDSGIQLPQYMFQVFDVFGIAQDDKSDNAIALQPTEHMICANFPYLPEDGTTVTFNRDTALACEDYHLLTWDHPMVKGAMDLVLSDETGNSTIGLLKNPALPAGTFFLECLFTVEAMAPSKLQLGRYLPITPLRVLVDKSGNNLADKVSENVLDQQLSPVKKQIALQLVKALKDQITPLVGKAETHAQQLVEAIQTKALTTMTEKLEQEHQRLTALKAINPSVRQEELDFINLQQKELSHYIMHAQLKFEAVRLIVVSN; encoded by the coding sequence ATGTCGTTTTACCCTGGTCAACGTTGGATTAGTGATGGAGAGTCAGATCAAGGATTAGGTACTGTAACCACAGTTGAAGGTCGCTTTGTTACAATCATGTTTACCGCTACTGGCGATATTAGAAAATATGCGATCGAAAATGCACCCTTAACACGCGTGATCTTTAATGAAGGTGATAAAATTCCTAGCCATGATGGTTGGAGCTTAACCGTAGAAAAAATTGAAGAAGACGCGCTAGTGACTTACCACGGCATTCGTTCAGACAATGGTGAGCAAACAAGTTTAAAAGAAGTGATGATAGATCACTTTATCAAATTTAATAAACCCCACGACAGACTGCTTAACGGACAAGTCGATCGTCTAGATTGGTATCGATTACGTAAAGACAGCTTACAGCATCAATTTAACCAACAGCAATCCGACCTTAGCGGCCTTATAGGTGGGCGTGTAAGCTTAATTCCACATCAGTTACACATTGCTGAAGAAGTAGGCACTCGATTTGCGCCAAGGGTTTTACTTGCTGACGAAGTAGGTTTAGGCAAAACAATAGAGGCTGGTTTAATTATTCATCAGCAATTAGTAACAGGCCGCGCACAACGAATTTTAATTATTGTACCCGAATCATTAATGCACCAGTGGCTAGTAGAAATGCTTCGTCGCTTTAACTTAAAGTTTAGTATTTTTGATGAAAGTAGATGTCAAGAAAGTGACCAAGAGAACCCCTTTAGTTCAGAGCAATTAGTGTTAGTAAATTTGGCTTTTATTACCGACAACCCTCAATGGTATGAGGCGTTAATAGCTGAAGAATGGGATTTAACGGTAGTAGATGAAGCCCACCACTTAAATTGGCAAGTCGACAATGTCAGTACTGAGTATTTATGTATTGAACAACTCGCGCAAACAATTCCTGGGGTATTACTGTTAACAGCAACTCCCGACCAATTAGGTCATGAAAGTCACTTTGCTCGTCTGCGCTTGCTCGATCCTGATCGTTTTTTTGATTATCAAAAATTCCTTGAAGAAGAGCAAAACTATACTGAGGTTGCCAATGCTGCAAATGCTCTTGTCAGTAAAGAGGCGCTTACCAACATACAAGAAAACACGCTAAAAACACTGTTAAGCGAAAGCAACATTAGTGACTTGCTTGTTCAGCTTACCTCAGCCGAACAACAAGATGATGCACGACAACAATTGCTGAGCCAACTGTTAGATCGCCATGGTACTGGTCGTATATTATTTAGAAATAGTCGTAATACCATTAAAGGTTTTCCCAAAAGACAACTTAACGCACACCCTTTAGTTTTACCTGCTGAATATCAAGAAAAAATTGAAGATTTTCTATTAAGTGGAGAAGCAATAGCCACGAATAACAAAGCTAAATATATTTATACGCCTGAAATTTTATATGCTCTTGATAGCCATGAAAACTGGTATGAAATTGACCCTCGTGTAAATTATTTAATCGAGCTATTAAAGTCGTTAAATAGAGAAAAAGTCCTGGTTATTTGTGCACATGCACAAACCGCAATTGATTTAGAAGCTGCTTTAAGAACCAAAGAAGGGATGCGTGCAGCGGTATTTCACGAAGGTTTATCTATTTTTGAACGTGACCGTGCAGCTGCATACTTTGCTCAAGATGAAGACAGCGCTCAGGTATTGCTATGCTCTGAAATTGGTAGTGAAGGGCGTAACTTTCAATTTGCGCACCACTTAGTATTATTTGATCTACCAAGCAACCCTGATCTGTTAGAGCAACGTATTGGCCGATTAGACCGAATAGGTCAGACCGACACAATAAAAATACATGTACCTTATTTTGAAGATTCCGCACAACAAACATTATTTGATTGGTATCAGCAAAGCTTAGATGCTTTTGAAAACACCTGTATTACTGGCCGAGCGGTTTACGAAGCTTATAATGAACAGTTATTTGAACTCGCACTTGCTGCTGATCCTCAATCAGCTGAAAAATTACAATTAATTGACAGTTGTAAAGCGTTACACCTGTCGATAAAAAAAGAGCTTGAAAGCGGTCGAGATAAACTACTTGAGCTAAACTCTTCTGGACAAGGCAGAGCCACACAACTGGTTAAGCGTATAAATGCTCAAGATAGTGGCATTCAATTACCTCAATATATGTTCCAAGTATTCGATGTATTTGGTATTGCACAAGATGACAAATCTGACAATGCTATTGCATTACAACCTACTGAACATATGATTTGCGCTAACTTTCCATACTTACCGGAAGACGGCACTACGGTTACATTTAATAGAGATACGGCATTAGCGTGTGAAGATTATCATTTACTAACTTGGGATCATCCCATGGTAAAGGGTGCCATGGATCTTGTCTTGTCAGATGAAACGGGTAATTCAACGATAGGTTTACTGAAAAACCCAGCACTACCAGCGGGTACCTTTTTCTTAGAGTGCTTATTTACCGTTGAAGCAATGGCGCCAAGCAAGCTACAACTTGGCCGTTATTTACCCATTACGCCGCTAAGAGTATTAGTTGATAAATCGGGTAACAATTTAGCTGATAAAGTAAGTGAAAACGTACTTGACCAACAATTGTCACCTGTGAAAAAACAAATAGCCCTTCAACTGGTTAAAGCATTGAAAGATCAAATAACACCATTAGTTGGTAAAGCTGAAACTCATGCCCAGCAACTCGTAGAAGCAATTCAAACGAAAGCCTTAACAACCATGACAGAGAAGCTTGAGCAAGAACATCAACGCTTAACCGCATTAAAAGCGATAAACCCAAGTGTTCGCCAAGAAGAACTCGACTTTATCAATTTACAGCAAAAAGAACTTAGCCATTACATTATGCACGCACAGCTAAAATTTGAAGCTGTACGCCTAATTGTGGTGAGTAACTAA
- a CDS encoding RluA family pseudouridine synthase, whose translation MAANPDFIYQPPMSPYLDIIYQDDDIVVLNKGSGLLTVPGRLAEHQDCLQNRVQSVLPTATIVHRLDMATSGIIIMALNKPAHVEISRQFEKRLTEKSYIARVYGNISQQTGTVDKALICDWPNRPMQKVDEINGKKALTHYAVIDYQENSTLVRLTPITGRSHQLRVHMLSIGHPILGDRLYAHEQALAMSTRLQLHANVLTLAHPKTQEKLTFKVNCPFI comes from the coding sequence ATGGCAGCAAACCCTGATTTTATTTATCAGCCACCAATGTCGCCATATCTTGATATTATTTATCAAGATGATGACATCGTTGTACTGAATAAAGGCAGCGGTTTGCTAACCGTGCCTGGCCGGTTAGCAGAGCATCAAGACTGCTTACAAAACAGAGTACAGTCTGTATTGCCTACAGCTACCATTGTTCACCGATTAGACATGGCAACTTCAGGCATTATAATTATGGCGCTGAACAAACCTGCTCATGTTGAAATTAGTCGTCAATTTGAAAAACGTTTAACAGAAAAAAGCTATATTGCTAGAGTTTATGGCAATATTTCCCAGCAAACTGGCACAGTAGACAAAGCACTAATTTGTGATTGGCCAAATAGGCCAATGCAGAAAGTTGATGAAATTAATGGCAAGAAAGCGCTAACGCACTACGCCGTTATTGACTATCAAGAAAACAGTACACTAGTTCGCTTAACGCCTATTACTGGGCGCTCACATCAATTAAGAGTACATATGTTATCAATTGGCCATCCTATTTTAGGTGACAGACTGTACGCTCATGAACAAGCTCTAGCAATGAGTACACGTTTACAGCTTCATGCAAATGTTTTAACGTTGGCGCATCCGAAAACGCAAGAAAAATTAACCTTTAAGGTTAACTGCCCTTTTATTTAA
- a CDS encoding DUF3530 family protein, translating into MFQRCVTPIKLFLLFFLFVVPSVTVSAQQENEVALEQKTTTEQQSAKANADEKKPGNAANDQTENANEQLTNEKRKIVAPINFLKQQQEDLKHYLEPDIVKPILVGMKEHVTLLEINKTSLAKGVLILLPDWQKNATGSKAINFLRQQLPKQGWTTITIQPPAKPSNYPSHAIEREKRIENNKKALIDYQDDLALLLKQIHQQAKEYPGVIIVISEGSNGALLTNIYQQEVTELPTALILLSSFLPTIEDNKTVAFNITQLPIPVLDLTLFRDNINVKSAAQLRADAVKQEMKAYYRQKQLHNITPSSYPKALLIKEINGWLASLGW; encoded by the coding sequence ATGTTTCAACGTTGCGTGACCCCTATCAAATTATTTCTGCTATTTTTTCTTTTTGTTGTGCCAAGCGTTACTGTTTCAGCTCAACAAGAGAATGAAGTTGCTCTAGAGCAAAAAACTACAACAGAACAACAATCAGCCAAGGCTAATGCCGATGAAAAAAAACCTGGCAATGCAGCTAACGATCAAACCGAAAACGCTAATGAGCAATTAACAAACGAAAAGCGAAAAATTGTCGCCCCCATTAATTTTCTAAAACAACAACAAGAAGACCTTAAACATTATCTTGAGCCCGACATAGTAAAACCAATACTCGTAGGTATGAAAGAGCATGTCACCTTACTTGAAATAAATAAAACAAGCCTGGCTAAAGGGGTTCTGATTTTATTACCAGACTGGCAAAAAAATGCGACGGGCTCTAAGGCGATTAACTTTTTACGTCAACAATTACCCAAGCAAGGTTGGACCACAATTACTATTCAACCACCTGCAAAACCAAGCAACTACCCTTCGCACGCAATTGAACGTGAAAAGCGTATTGAAAACAATAAAAAAGCATTAATTGATTACCAAGATGACTTAGCATTATTGCTTAAGCAAATACACCAACAGGCCAAAGAATACCCTGGTGTTATTATCGTTATATCAGAAGGTAGTAACGGCGCGTTATTAACTAATATTTATCAACAGGAAGTTACAGAGCTCCCCACCGCACTTATTTTACTCAGTAGCTTTTTGCCAACAATAGAAGACAACAAAACCGTAGCTTTCAATATAACTCAATTACCTATCCCAGTGCTCGACCTAACGCTTTTTCGCGATAACATTAATGTTAAAAGCGCGGCACAGTTAAGGGCAGATGCGGTAAAACAAGAAATGAAGGCTTATTATCGGCAAAAACAGCTACATAACATTACCCCAAGTAGCTATCCTAAGGCATTATTAATTAAAGAAATAAATGGTTGGCTAGCATCTTTAGGTTGGTAA
- the djlA gene encoding co-chaperone DjlA, producing MRIWGKIFGFLFGLMLSKNIFGALLGAWLGHKFDKGLSFDFDALNQKNEGQRQQVFFYSTFAIMGYIAKADGRVSEHEIAFANAYMDKLGLDATLRQQAQDAFSEGKMAGFPIDQQLKTLKRNCYNRQDLMLMFLEIQIQVAFADGQLGDEERAVLHHIAKQLGFSVSQLDQLLEMIIAGAKFNQNRGNVSQGGSKQQLENAYKLLGVNADDSPQVIKKAYRKQMAQHHPDKLVAKGLPPEMMEMANQKAQDIQSAYELITKKS from the coding sequence ATGCGAATCTGGGGTAAAATATTTGGTTTTTTATTCGGCTTAATGCTCAGTAAAAATATATTTGGTGCATTGCTAGGCGCGTGGCTTGGTCATAAATTTGATAAAGGATTATCATTCGATTTTGATGCACTTAATCAAAAAAATGAAGGTCAGCGTCAACAAGTATTTTTTTATAGCACCTTCGCCATCATGGGTTATATTGCAAAAGCAGATGGTAGAGTATCTGAGCATGAAATTGCTTTTGCCAATGCATACATGGATAAATTAGGCTTAGATGCCACTTTAAGGCAGCAAGCTCAAGATGCCTTTAGTGAAGGTAAAATGGCTGGTTTTCCAATTGACCAACAATTAAAAACGTTAAAAAGAAATTGCTATAACCGACAAGATTTAATGTTAATGTTTCTTGAAATTCAGATCCAAGTGGCTTTTGCAGATGGTCAACTCGGTGATGAAGAACGAGCCGTTTTACATCATATAGCAAAACAGTTAGGTTTTTCAGTTAGCCAATTAGATCAATTACTTGAAATGATCATCGCTGGCGCTAAATTTAATCAAAATAGAGGTAATGTTAGTCAAGGCGGCAGTAAACAGCAGCTTGAAAATGCCTATAAATTACTTGGCGTTAATGCTGATGATAGCCCGCAAGTTATCAAGAAAGCCTACCGTAAACAAATGGCACAACATCACCCCGACAAGCTTGTTGCAAAAGGCTTACCGCCAGAAATGATGGAAATGGCAAATCAAAAAGCGCAAGATATTCAGTCAGCGTATGAATTGATTACTAAAAAAAGCTAA
- the murU gene encoding N-acetylmuramate alpha-1-phosphate uridylyltransferase MurU codes for MKAMIMAAGRGERLRPLTDHTPKPLIKVNGIALIEYHIIKLAAAGIKDIVINLAWLGETIVNELGDGSRWGVNISYSWEKPHALETAGGIIKALPLLIEPDAINKDQETFLVINGDIYFDYDLNPLPTLTGDELAHLWLVPNPAHNPDGDFVLAEKTISPVFTNEKTSYTFSGIALYKAALFYQLKQSNADSTNKMVLKLGPKLKECAEKGVIKGCILNSFWIDVGTKERLEQVNTYLGANK; via the coding sequence ATGAAAGCAATGATTATGGCAGCGGGTCGAGGGGAAAGACTTCGTCCTTTAACCGATCATACGCCCAAGCCATTAATAAAAGTCAACGGTATCGCGTTAATTGAATACCATATTATAAAGCTTGCTGCGGCAGGAATTAAAGATATTGTCATTAACTTGGCATGGTTAGGCGAAACTATAGTTAATGAACTTGGTGATGGTAGTCGCTGGGGAGTAAACATTAGTTATAGTTGGGAAAAACCCCATGCGCTTGAAACTGCTGGTGGTATTATAAAAGCACTCCCCTTACTTATAGAACCCGATGCGATAAATAAAGATCAAGAAACATTCTTAGTCATTAACGGTGATATATATTTTGATTATGACCTTAACCCTTTGCCCACATTAACGGGCGATGAACTTGCTCATTTATGGTTGGTGCCTAATCCAGCACATAACCCAGATGGGGATTTTGTGTTAGCAGAAAAAACCATCTCACCTGTTTTTACAAACGAAAAAACAAGCTATACATTCAGTGGTATCGCGTTATATAAAGCGGCTCTTTTTTATCAACTTAAGCAAAGTAATGCGGATAGTACAAACAAAATGGTGTTGAAATTAGGGCCTAAATTAAAAGAGTGTGCAGAAAAAGGGGTAATTAAAGGCTGCATATTAAACAGTTTTTGGATCGATGTAGGTACAAAAGAGCGCTTAGAACAAGTAAATACATATTTAGGAGCAAACAAGTAA